A single region of the Candidatus Methylomirabilota bacterium genome encodes:
- a CDS encoding DinB family protein, with amino-acid sequence MEEYARQPAAERLKRLARTPDELAAAIHGQSETNLSRRPDAKNWAAKEVVCHLRDTEELFMGRFALVAAMDDPKFPSLNPGTPDRWAEDRQYLRNDAAAALDAFRKRREESLAYLGTLGPDGWRRGGIHPQRGRMTIDDFVTLMAWHDDNHLDQLQRALAGKA; translated from the coding sequence ATGGAAGAGTACGCTAGGCAGCCCGCCGCCGAGCGCCTCAAGCGCCTCGCGCGCACCCCGGACGAGCTCGCCGCCGCCATCCACGGTCAGAGCGAGACCAATCTCTCCCGCCGCCCCGACGCGAAGAACTGGGCGGCGAAGGAAGTGGTCTGCCACCTGCGCGACACCGAGGAGCTCTTCATGGGGCGGTTCGCGCTGGTCGCGGCGATGGACGACCCGAAGTTTCCCTCGCTGAATCCAGGGACCCCCGACCGCTGGGCCGAGGACCGTCAGTACCTGAGGAACGACGCCGCGGCGGCGCTCGACGCGTTCAGGAAGCGGCGGGAGGAATCGCTGGCGTATCTCGGGACGCTCGGGCCGGACGGCTGGAGGCGTGGCGGCATCCACCCGCAGCGCGGCCGCATGACGATCGACGACTTCGTCACGCTGATGGCGTGGCACGACGACAACCACCTCGACCAGCTCCAGCGCGCGCTCGCGGGGAAGGCCTAG